The Haloplanus sp. CK5-1 genome segment CCCCGTGGTTCGTTCCTTGCGCTCTCGCCAACTCGGCGTCTCGTCGTCCGGCGCGACGATGCCGGGTCCGCCGCTTCCGTCGGTGCGAGCCTCGGTGCCGTCGGTGTCGGTATCGGTATCGCTCATTGTTAGTGGGGTTCCGCGATGCCCTGCACCCAGACGATGCCGATGTGAATCGCGATCAGCGCCGTCACGACGAACGGGAGCAGGAACACGTGTATGATGTACATCCGCTGGAGCGTCGCCTGATTGAGAGTGAAGCCGCCGAACAGGAGTTGGGCGACCCACTCACCCGCCAGCGGTATCGACAGCGACATCTCGACGCCGATCTGTCCGGCCCAGAACGCCAACTGGTCCCACGGGAGCAGGTAGCCCGTGTACCCGAAGACCATCGTCAGGCTGATCAGGACGATGCCCAGCAGCCAGTTCAGTTCGCGCGGTTCCTTGTACGCGCCGGTGAAGTAGACGCGGAGCATGTGGAGGAACACGGCCGCGACCATCACCTGTGCGGACCACCGGTGAATCGACCGCAGCATGAATCCGAACTGGAGGTCCGTCATGATGAACGTGATCGAGTTGTACGCCGTGCTCGGGTCGCCGGTCTGTGCCGGCGCGTAGTAAAAGCCCAGTAGTGCCCCGCTGACCGCCGCGACGACGTACGCCAGCGTCGAGAACGACCCCAGCGCGTACAGCGGGTACCAGTACCAGAACTTGTTGTCGAGGTCGTACTGTTCCGTGTGGCTCTTGGGCATCTGGAGGTTGACCTTGTAGTACAGGTTCTCGAGCAACTCCAGGTAGTCGACGATCCGGAGCCGCTTGTCCATCCAGATGAGCGCCACCAAGAAGGTGGACTCGACGGGAGTCAGATCCTTCCGCTTCATCCACCCTTCGTGGTCCATGTCGTCTTTCTCTTTGAGGCTCATTGGTTATCGCTTGTAGTAGGGGTACACTGCGCGTTTCACCGTGTCCCACGCGCCGTCCCCGATGGTTTCCCCGTCGACGTCGTCCTCGCGGATGTAGAGGTCCTCCCACTTCCGGCGTCGCTTCTTGACGATGACGACGTCGGGGAGGAACTCCTTGCGGTACAGCGCGAGGATGAACGCGAGGTCGACGAAGATCACGGCCAAGATAGCGCCCAAGAACATGTTGCCCGTCTCGCTGAGGCCCCATCCGCTCACGAGGCCGTAGGCGAACATGAACACGAACACCACCTCGATGACGGTTAGGAGGACGATCGCGATGGCCGCTGCGGTGCTCTCGCGGGCCGGTTCGTAGCGGTGAATATCGCCGTAGGTGCTCCCACTCGATGACATGATCACTCACCTCGTCCGGTTCCGGTGTGCGGTGACTCGCCGTATTTCAGGACGTAGAAACTGAACACGAGCGAGACGATGATACCGAGGATGGTCGCCGCGCCGACCCAGTGGGCCTGGATCGGCACACCGAGGCTGTGGAGGTCAACTTCGCCGCCGCCCTCGCCGCCGCCCCCCCCGCCTCCGCCGCCGGAGTCGGGCATGTCGCCGACGACGACGACGCCTTTCATCCCCAAGCCGCGGTGGGGCTGACAGAAGTACTTGGCGACGGTCGCCTCCTCGAAGGTGTGCTCGAACGTGAACCCGGCTTCGGCGGTGGTCTCGCTCTCGAAGTCGCCACCCTCCTCGGCGACGACGTTGTGCTGGCCACCCTCGCCGTTCCACTCCCAGACGACGGTCGTCCCCGGATCGACCTGGACGGCCGCGGGGTCGAACCCGAAGTTCCCGCCGTTGGCTTGGGACCCGACGGTGACTGTCACCTCGTCCTGTCCGGTCGCGTCGGCGACCTCACTGTAGTTGCCCACGTCGCTCATCCAGCCGTCGAACGACGCCTGCGCTGCGGCTGGCGTCGCCGTCGCGGCGGCCGTTCCGGCGGCGGCGGATCCACCGGCCACTCTCAGGAAGTCCCGCCTCTTCATACGGTCGAACGTCAGGATGGAACGCGCTTAAACCCACCGACTCAACCGTGGAAATCAGTCGTGATCGGACGACGTGCGGTCCGTGGGGGCCGTCTCCGCCGACCCCTCCTCCAGTGGAGGTAGAAAGTCCGGACGGTCGTCCTCGTCGACGCCGACCGCCCGCAGTCGGTCGCGGAACTCCTCGGCGCGGAACCGATCCGAGAGGCGTGCGTTCGCGACGACGGCGAACAGGAAGACGCCGATGCCGACGAACACCAGGCTCACCACCGGCGGCACGAGGTTGACGACGCCACGCGGCGTCGGGACGGCGTCGGTGAACAGCCACGCCGCGAGCAGTCCGAGCCCGGTCAGGATCTGTGCGAACGCGACGAACTGGAGCAGGTTGTTGCCCAACTGTCCGGTCCCCTCGGGAACGTCGTCCGGGTCGGGGAGCGACACGTCGTCGGGGGCCTCGGGCACGTCGTAGGAGTCCATCGAACACAGCGCGACCGTCGGCTTCACGTCCCGCAACACCGTCCCCCGTCCCTCGACGCTTCCGTCCGGGGCGACGATGGCGTACCCCTCGTCGGAGTAGGCGACCAGTCGCTCCTCGCCCTCGGTCTCGAAGCGTTCGACGACGGCGAACACCTCCCGGGTCGCGATGCGACCCTTGAGGTCCTGATCGACGCGGTCCAGCAGTTCCGGGCCGACGACCCACGTCTCGGGGTCGAACGCCGCCTCCCACTCGTCGACGCTCATCTCGGCCATGTCGTCCGGACCGAAGTCGTCGAAGTCGTACTTCTCCTCGACCTCTCGGCGGAGGGTCTCCACGTCGTCCGAGGCCACCTTCCCGCCTTCGCCGGCGCTGTCGCTCTCCCCCTCGGCACTCGACCGCGGGGCGTCGTCGGTCTCGTCGGTCGACGACGGTGACGAATCGGCCATCGGCCGGGGTTGGGCCCACAGTGGCATACGCTTTCCGACCTCACCCCAGAGTCGGGTCCGTTTTAACCTCGCCGTCCCAACGTCAGGCGATGGTAAGTGAGGCGACGACGGCGACCCTCGCCGGACTCTCCGTGACCGCGAGTTTCCCCTTCTACCTCTACGGCGCGTGGATCGTCATCGACACCGAGACGGTGACGTGGGAGGTCCTGCTCCGACACCTGAAGTACATCGTCGTCGGCCTCGCCCTGACGACGGTTCCCGTCGCCGGGTGGATGGTCCCCCGACTCCCCGATCAGTTCGGCGGCCTCGCCGTCCTGCACGCGGTGCTCGGACTGCAGGCGTACGCGATGCTCGCGTTCGCGCTCACCGGCATCGTCCGCATCTTCCAAGCCAAGTACGAGGCCAACCTCTACCGCGACCCGGACCGCGACGTCGACCTGAACGACCTCCACGAGAACATGGGCGCGTGGCGGGGACGGCTCCGGATCGGCGTCTTCGGCTACGTCGTCTTCTGGCTCGGTGCCTACCTCATCGGTGTCGCTCGGTACGTCCAGTTACACCTCTGACCGGACCGATCGCTCCCGACGCTACCCCCACGCCTCGCCGCTCGCGAGGTCAACCTCGGCGTCGAGTTTCGACGACGGACAGACGTCTCCGAGGACGCAGTCCCCACAGTCCGGGTTGCGGGCGTCGCAGGTCGCTCGGCCGTGGCTGATGAGCAGGTGTGTGAGTTGTTGCCAGTCAGACTCCGGAACGACCTCCATCAGGTCCGTCTCGATGGCTTCGGGGCGCTCCTCGGTCGTGATCCCGAGTCGGCGGGCGAGTCGCTGGACGTGCGTGTCGACGACGATGCCCTCGACCACGTCGTGGCCGTGTTGGAGGACGACGTTCGCCGTCTTGCGGCCGACCCCCTTGAGGTCGGTGAGGTCCGCCATCGTGTCGGGCACCTCGCCGTCGTGGTCCTCGATCAGCGCCTCGCCGATCGACTTCAGATACCCCGCCTTGTTGTTGTGGAACGTGATCCCGTAGATGTCCTCGGCCAACTCGGACTCGTCGGCCGCAGCGTAGTCGGCCGCCGAGGTGTATCTCTCGAACAGATCGGCGGTGACCTCGTTGACCCGTTCGTCGGTGCACTGCGCCGAGAGGACGACTGCGACGAGCAGTTCCAGCCGCGTCGCGTAGTTCAGCGAGATGGTCGCGTCGGGGTACTCCTCGTAGAGTCGTTCCAGCACTTCCTCGACCTGCCGCTCCCGTGGTTCCAGTGGCGTGCCCATACGCCGGGGTCGGGTCGCCCCCCGTTGAGTCTGTCGGACACGGGGCCGTACATTATTTACCCGCCGGTTCCGTTGACTCGGACATGGAGCTGTCACGCCGGGCACTGCTCGGCACCGGCGCGGGCGTCGCCCTCGGTGGCTGTCTCTCGACCGGGCGGTCGAACGTCGACTACCCCGGGACGGAAACGTCACCGACCGGGACCGCCCGAGCGCCGGACGGGGAACCCCTCGCCGACGATGTGGAGCCGTCGGCCACCGACGACGAGGTCGAACAGGCCGAGCCGTCGGTCCCCAACCGCCGACTCGCGGCCGAAGTGGAGCGCGTCTACGGGGAGATCGAGTGGTTCGGGACGGAGTACGACGCCGCCATCGACACCTACCAGCGCGTCCTCGGCAACGCGATGGCGACCGTCCAGCGGGTCCGCGACGGCTCGGAGTTCGACGCCAACAGCCTCGGACTGGTCCGCACGTCCACCGACCGCGCGGTCGAGACGGCCGACGCGGAACTCGGCGGTCACTTCGGTATTCCCGGCCAGATGCGCGACCAGATCGACGGCCACGTCTCGACGATCGAGCGGTTCGGCCGTCGGGGTGACCTCGACCGCGTCGACGAGGAACTCGACCGCCTCTACGAGTACCTCCGGGGGATCCGAAGCGGCCTGTTCGTTCGGCGGGTGCTCTCCGACCGCCAGATCGACTCCACGCTCTACCGCTCTCTCCACGACGACACCGCCGACGCGGACGACGACGAGGACGACGAAGACGACGACGAGGCCCCACCCGGACTGTTCGAGGTCCGTCACTCCTCGGGGTACGCCGGCTACGCGTACGCCGGGCCGCGGTACATCGACCGCGAACCGTTCGGCGCGGACCCCGACGCCGACACGAACGAGGGGCGAGAACTGCTCGCCACCCAGCGGACGGCGTTCGAGGCGGTCGACGAGGCGACCCGGCGCACCGGGTTCGCCTACGCCGTGAGCTACGCCGTTCCCGACGCTTCGTCCCAGCCGACCGACCTCGAACCTCTGGACTACGAGCACACCTCGGTGTTCGTCCAGCGGTACGCCGACGTGTCGGCCGCCGGCGAGGCGGTCGACACGCTCCTCGACACGTCCGTCAGCCGGGAGGGGGCGTACTCTTTCGGCCGCGACCGCTGGCACCGAATCTACTACGCCGCCGACGGCGACGTGACCTACGCGTTCCTGATTCAGGCCGGCCGGTTCGTCCTCGTCGCCGCCCCCTCTGAGGTCGCCTGGGAAGAGCGCGTCGACTGGACCGAGCCGCTTGACCGCCTGTGGCTCTGGCAACCCTGACGTGTCGACGAGTACGCTCCCGTCGGCACGCCGGCAGATCGGCCTGATCGTCGCGACGTTCGCGATGGTCGGCGTCGCCCTCGGAGCCGTCGGATTCGTCACCGTCGACTGGGCACGGACGCAGTTCGTCACCGCCGCCACGGGGTCGAATCCCGCGACTTTCGGCCCCGTCTTCGTCGCGCTCTCGACGTTCCAGACCACGGTGACGCTGTTTTTCGCCGCTCCCGTCCTCGCCGCGGCGCTCGGTCTGCTCTCCGGGTCGCGCTTCGCCGTCCCGACGGTGGCTGCGGGCGTCGCCGCCGCCGGGGCGCTGATCGGCTTCTTCGTCATGACGGGGGTCGGACTCGTCGGCCTCTCCCTTCCCTCGGGGGCCGGCACGGGGCAGACGTACGCCCTCGGCGGGGCGGTCGGGCCACTCCTGCTCTCGGGGGTCGCCACCGCCGTGACCGGCGGGGTCGCCGGCGCGTTGGGGTCGCTGTTCGTCCGCTAACCGGCACA includes the following:
- a CDS encoding DUF7318 family protein; amino-acid sequence: MSSSGSTYGDIHRYEPARESTAAAIAIVLLTVIEVVFVFMFAYGLVSGWGLSETGNMFLGAILAVIFVDLAFILALYRKEFLPDVVIVKKRRRKWEDLYIREDDVDGETIGDGAWDTVKRAVYPYYKR
- a CDS encoding DUF7321 family protein, translated to MVSEATTATLAGLSVTASFPFYLYGAWIVIDTETVTWEVLLRHLKYIVVGLALTTVPVAGWMVPRLPDQFGGLAVLHAVLGLQAYAMLAFALTGIVRIFQAKYEANLYRDPDRDVDLNDLHENMGAWRGRLRIGVFGYVVFWLGAYLIGVARYVQLHL
- a CDS encoding cytochrome bc complex cytochrome b subunit, yielding MSLKEKDDMDHEGWMKRKDLTPVESTFLVALIWMDKRLRIVDYLELLENLYYKVNLQMPKSHTEQYDLDNKFWYWYPLYALGSFSTLAYVVAAVSGALLGFYYAPAQTGDPSTAYNSITFIMTDLQFGFMLRSIHRWSAQVMVAAVFLHMLRVYFTGAYKEPRELNWLLGIVLISLTMVFGYTGYLLPWDQLAFWAGQIGVEMSLSIPLAGEWVAQLLFGGFTLNQATLQRMYIIHVFLLPFVVTALIAIHIGIVWVQGIAEPH
- a CDS encoding halocyanin domain-containing protein, which codes for MKRRDFLRVAGGSAAAGTAAATATPAAAQASFDGWMSDVGNYSEVADATGQDEVTVTVGSQANGGNFGFDPAAVQVDPGTTVVWEWNGEGGQHNVVAEEGGDFESETTAEAGFTFEHTFEEATVAKYFCQPHRGLGMKGVVVVGDMPDSGGGGGGGGGEGGGEVDLHSLGVPIQAHWVGAATILGIIVSLVFSFYVLKYGESPHTGTGRGE
- the nth gene encoding endonuclease III is translated as MGTPLEPRERQVEEVLERLYEEYPDATISLNYATRLELLVAVVLSAQCTDERVNEVTADLFERYTSAADYAAADESELAEDIYGITFHNNKAGYLKSIGEALIEDHDGEVPDTMADLTDLKGVGRKTANVVLQHGHDVVEGIVVDTHVQRLARRLGITTEERPEAIETDLMEVVPESDWQQLTHLLISHGRATCDARNPDCGDCVLGDVCPSSKLDAEVDLASGEAWG
- a CDS encoding DUF7319 domain-containing protein codes for the protein MADSSPSSTDETDDAPRSSAEGESDSAGEGGKVASDDVETLRREVEEKYDFDDFGPDDMAEMSVDEWEAAFDPETWVVGPELLDRVDQDLKGRIATREVFAVVERFETEGEERLVAYSDEGYAIVAPDGSVEGRGTVLRDVKPTVALCSMDSYDVPEAPDDVSLPDPDDVPEGTGQLGNNLLQFVAFAQILTGLGLLAAWLFTDAVPTPRGVVNLVPPVVSLVFVGIGVFLFAVVANARLSDRFRAEEFRDRLRAVGVDEDDRPDFLPPLEEGSAETAPTDRTSSDHD